ACGACGGGGTATGAAATCCTGGAAGAGTATGTTTAAGTGATGGGTTGTCCCCCCTTGTGACGCCGCCGGAACGAAGCGGGTGGCGGGCGAAACAGGCGGACGACTGAGCGCAGCGAATCTTGTCCGCCCGCCCGTCGGTTGCGCAGTGGAGGGAACCCGCCGCAGGCGGGCCAGGAGCGGGGTGCCCTTTTTCTGCTTACTCTGTTTGGGCATGCAAAAAGAGTAAGGCGCCGTGCGGGGGCGCGACCCCGCGGTCCTGATTTTAAAGCTTTATGTTCGAATGACTAACGACCTTTGACGCATGGCTACGTCAACCTTGCACCCGCCTAAGATTTCCTTTAGGCTATCAACTTCAGCAACCAACTTTTTCATGCCGGAGGCATCATGAACCCGATGCGTAAAAATATTGCGGAAATGGCCGGTTATGTTCCGGGTTTTCAGCCGCGCGACGAGCAAAACTATACCAAGCTCAACACCAACGAAAATCCCTATCCCCCATCGCCGAAGGTTATCGAGGCGATCCTGGCCGAGGTCGGCGACAATCTGCGCAAGTATCCCGATGCCGCCAGCCGCGCCGGCTGCGAGGAGGCGGGTCGTTTGTACGGTTTCGATCCGGATTGGGTTATCATGGCCAACGGCTCGGACGAGGTGCTCAACAACCTGATCCGTGCGTTTGCCGGCGAAGGGGAGGAGATCGCTTATGTCCACCCGTCCTATTCCTATTACAGTACCCTGGCTGAGATCCAGGGTGCTAAAGTCCGTACGTTCCTGCTCGATGAGGGCTGGGCGCTGAAGGATTTTCCCGAGCGTTATACGGGCAAGCTTTTTTTCCTGACCAACCCCAACGCGCCTTTAGGGTTCTGTTACCCTCAGGAATTCATCGAGGAACTGGCCGGCCGGGTTGACGGCATGCTGGTTGTGGACGAGGCTTATGCCGACTTTGCCAAAGAAAACTCCCTGGATTTGGTACGGCGTCTGCCCAATGTGGTGGTGACGCGCACCTTTTCCAAAAGTTATTCGCTGGCCGGCATGCGTTTGGGCCTGGCCATCGCTCATCCTGAGGTGATTGCGGCTTTGAACAAGATCCGCGATCATTACAATCTCGACCGCCTCGCCCAGACGGCTTGTGTGGCGGCTCTGGCGGATCAGGAATATTTTCAGCAATGCGTGAGCAAAATTCGTGAGACGCGCGACTGGTTCAGCGCCGAACTGCGGGTGCTGGACTGGGATGTCATCCCGTCCCACGGCAATTTCGTTTTTGCGACCCCGCCGGACCGTAATGGCAAGCGCGTTTACGATGCCCTTTTCGAACGGCGCATCCTGGTGCGTTATTTCAGTGATCCGGTGCTTTCCCATGGCCTGCGCATCTCCGTCGGCACCCGCGAGGAGATGGAGAAAACCCTGGCCGCTCTGGCCGATATCGGTTGAGCGCAGAAGTCATGCCATCGCTGCCCTGGCCGGCAGACACGATGAACCGGTGTCTGCTGGACTGGTATGGACGCTGCGGCCGCGATCTGCCCTGGAGGCGGACCCGCGACCCATATCGCATCTGGCTGTCGGAAATCATGTTGCAGCAGACCGGCGTGACAGCGGTGATCCCTTACTACGAGCGTTTTTTGGCTGCGTTCCCCAGTGTCGCGGCATTGGCCGCCGCACCCCTGGAACAGGTGCTGGAGCTCTGGGCGGGGCTGGGCTACTATCGCCGCGCCCGGTTTTTGCACGAGGCCGCCTGCAAGGTGGTGTCTGAACATGGCGGACAATTCCCCGAGACGCCCGAGGCGATTCAGGCCTTGCCCGGCATCGGCCGTTCCACAGCCGGCGCTATCGTTTCCATCGCCTTTGATCGCAAGGCACCGATTCTGGACGGGAATGTACGGCGGGTGCTGTGCCGGTTGCTGGCCATATCCGGTGATCCCCGTTCCAGCAAGGTGGAAAAGCGGCTCTGGCAATGCGCCGATGCCCTTACGCCCGAAGATCGGCCTCACGACTACGCCCAGGCCATTATGGATCTGGGGGCCACGGTCTGCAAGCCGCGTCGCCCCGACTGCCAAGCCTGCCCTTTGTCCGGATTGTGTCAGGCTTTCTGGCAGGGGATACAGGAGCAATTGCCGCAGCGTGCTACGCGCAAAACAGTGCCTCTGGTACAACAGGTGGCGGTGCTGATAGAGCGGGAAGGACGCTATCTGGTGCGCAGGCGTCCCCTGGACGGCATGCTTGGCGGGTTATGGGAGTTTCCCTCCGTGGCCGTGCCCGAAGGCAAAACTGCGGAAACCGCGGCTCGTACCTTGCTGGCCGGTGAAGGCTTGTCGGCCGGTCTGAGCCCGGTGGGAACGGTGCGCCATGCTTACAGCCATTTTCGTGTGGAATTGCACGTGTTCGCCTGCCGGGAAAACCGTGCCGGCATGGTCGCTGACGAGGAACATCGCTGGCTGTCCCCGCAGGAACTGGCCGACTGGCCACTGCACGGGTCCCATAAAAAGGCCCTTGTTCTGCTGTGAATGATTTTTACCGTGCCTGAGGCACACCCGATAAAACTTAGGAGAATTCATGTCTTTGCCCCCCATACTGGTCGACGACGTATCCATAGCCCGATTGGCGCAGGAGTTGCGCGATGAGGCCGTCATCGCCGTCGATCTCGAAGCCGATTCCCTGCATTCCTATCAGGAAAAGGTCTGTCTGCTGCAGATATCCACTTCGACCCGAACGGTTCTGGTCGACCCGCTGGCCGTGGAGGACCTGGCCGCTCTGGCACCGGTATTGGCCGACCCGACTATTCGCAAGATTTTTCATGCCGCTGATTACGACATCCGTTGCCTGTTTCGGGATTTCAGGATAGAGGTCCAAGGTTTGTTCGATACCATGATCGCCTGCCAGATGCTCGGTGAAAAGCGTGTCGGTCTGGCCGACGTGCTGGCCAAATATCTGGATGTCGAACTCGATAAGCGTTACCAGCGGGCCGACTGGTCGAAACGTCCGCTGGAGGAGGGCATGATCCTTTACGCCATGGAGGATACCTGCCATCTGCATCGGCTGACGGAGATCCTCGAGGGGCGCCTGCGGGACATGGGACGTTTGAGCTGGGCCGAGGAGGAATTCGCGTTGCTCCAGAAGGTGCGCCATTCGGAAAATAACGGTCCGCTGTTTATGCGCGTGAAAGGCGCCGGCTTGTTGGAACGCAAGCAACTGGCAGTGCTTGAACAATTGTTGCAATGGCGTGATGAGGAAGCATGCCGCCGGGATCGCCCTGCCTTCAAGGTCGTTGGCAACAAAACCTTGCTCGGTTTGGCGCAAATCATGCCCGGCAGCCTTCGGGAAGCGAAGGGCATAGAGGGCTTTTCGCCGCGGCTGGCCGATCGTTATGGTCGGGCCTTGATCGGGGTGGTGTGCAAAGCCGCAGCCATTCCCAGAGAGGAGTGGCCGGTCTATCCGCGCGGCGAACGCCGTGAGCGGGATCCCGCCGTTGAGGGACGCATGAAGGATCTCAAGCAGGTGCGTGCGGCCATGGCGGAAGAACTCGATATGGATCCCGGTATCCTGGTCAATAATGCGCAACTCGAAGGGGTGGCCAGGGCCTGTCCGGCCGACATGGATCAATTAACGGAACTCGGCATATTGAAGAACTGGCAGCGGGAAGTGCTTGGTGAGGGCTTGCTGGGCGCATTAAACCGTGGTTGAGGGCCGCAGCAGGCGCTTTGCACTGCTGTTTGTCCACAATTGTTCATTGCCGGGGAAACCCTGTTCTGGAAAGGGTTTGGGGTCTTTTTAATGAAGCCGTGGAGGCTGCGTCCACAAACAATCCACAGAGGGTGCGGACAATAAAAAAACGGCCGGGCCTTGGGCCGCGGCCGTTTTAATCTTCATAGTGCGTGGGGCTTAGCGTGTCTTGCCGGGAATGCCCGGTTCCGTCATGGGTCGCGGGTCGAGAACCTGTGCCAGCTTTTCCTCGGGCAACACCTGTTGTTCCAGGGCGACTTCGCGCACCGTACGCCCGCTGGCAAAGGCCTGCTTGGCGATATCGGCCGCCTGGTCGTAGCCGATCACCGGTGCCAGGGCCGTACACATGGCCAGACTCTGTTCCACAAGCGATTCGCAGCGCGCCCGATCGGCTTCCAGTCCCTGCAGGCACCGTCGGGTGAACTGGGTTGATGCGTTGGTCAGCAAGGTGATCGATTGCAGCAGGTTGTGGGCCATGACCGGCATCATCACGTTCAATTCGAAGTTGCCGGACAATCCGCCCAGGGCAATCGCCGCATCGTTGCCGATGACCTGGGCGCAGACCTGCATAAGACTTTCAGCCATGACCGGATTGACCTTGCCCGGCATGATGGAACTGCCCGGCTGTACCGGCGGCAACTGCAGCTCGCCGATGCCGCAGCGCGGTCCGCTGCCGAGCAGGCGGATGTCGTTGGCGATCTTGAACAGCGCGCAGGCTCCTCGCTTGAGGGCGCCGCTGGCCGCTACCACGGCATCCTTGGCGGCCTGAGCTTCAAAATGGTTGCTGGCTTCACGAAATTCCAGCCCGGTTTGGTCGCTGATGGCGGCGATGGCACGGGTGGCGAATTGCGGGTGTGCATTAAGCCCGGTGCCGACGGCGGTGCCGCCCAGTGCCAGTTCCAGCAGGTCGTCCTGGGCGCGTTCGATGCCACGGATGGCCAGTGCCAGCTGGCGCGCGTAACCTGAGAATACCTGGCCGAGACGCACCGGCGTTGCATCCTGCAGGTGGGTGCGGCCGATCTTGATGATGTCATTGAAGGCCAATGCTTTTTCGCCCAGGGCTTCCTGCATGTCAAACAGTGCCTTGACCAGGCTGTTGCGGATTTCCAGGGCTGCGGCAATGTGCATGGCAGTCGGGATAACGTCGTTGCTCGATTGACCGAGGTTGACGTGATCATTGGGGTGCACCGCACGTGAACCGGCGGCTTGCCCCAGAATCTGGGCGGCGCGATTGGCAATGACCTCGTTGGCGTTCATGTTGGTGCTGGTGCCGGAGCCGGTCTGAAAAATATCCAGCACGAAGTGCTCGTCGAGTTCGCCGTTGATCACTTCGTCGGCAGCTTGCATGATCGCAGTGGCGCGTTGCTCGTCGAGCATGCCCAGCTCCAGATTGGCTTGAGCTGCGTAGCGTTTGATCAGGCCGAGAGCATGAATGAACGGGCGCGAAAAACGTTGGCCGGAGATGGGGAAGTTGGCCAGAGCCCGGGCTGTCTGGGCACCGTATAGGGCCGAAGCGGGTACCTCCATGGTACCCATGGAATCTTTTTCGATTCTGGTCGCGGTCATAAATATATCTCCATTGCAGGTACGTCGTAAGTCCAATCAAGGGACCATCAAAACACGATTTTGCCTTTGAGAATAGACAACCGTTCCCACTCTGTCAACGTTACGGAAACTTCTCATCAGCCTGATTGGCACCCCGCCGATTGTCCGGCAGCGAGGATTACCATGAAAAACCTGGCACATTTCTTTTTTGAAGTCGGCATGCTCAAACGCACCCCGCGCACCGGGTTTCAGTTTCTCGGTTCCGGGGCCGAATCGGTGGCCGAGCATTCGTTTCGCACCGCTGTTATCGGATTTACCCTGGCGCGCCTCGACGGGCAGGTCGATGTCGGCCGGGTGTTGCAGTTGTGCCTGTTTCACGATGTGCCCGAGGCGCGTCTCGGGGATCTCAATTATGTGAATAAAAAATATGTACAGGCCGATGAACAGCGCGCCGTGGACGATCTGGCCGCGACACTGCCTTTCGGCGAGGAGTATCGGCAGACCCTGGCGGAATTCGCGGCCCGCGAATCCCGCGAATCGCTGCTGGCCCACGATGCCGATCAACTGGAAATGATTCTGGCCCTGAAGGAGTACAAGGATCTCGGCAACCGCTATGCCGACGAGTGGTATCCGTTCTGCGTACGGCGGCTCAAAACCGATCTGGCCTGCAGGTTGGCCGAAGATATCTGGACCACCGATTCGACACGCTGGTGGTTCGACAACGACAGTGACTGGTGGGTGAATGGCAGCCATGGTGGAAATCCGGTTGACTGCCCCGATGATAAGTGCTAGATAAATAGCCCTTGTCAAGGCTTTTATCCGGGGCTTCCGGATGCAAGCGACCCATGCATAAAAACGGGAGAGTTCCATGCTGGATCTGAAATTTGTACGCGATCATTTTGCCGAAGCCGAACAACGGCTGGCAACCCGGGGCGGCGCCGTTGATCTGTCCGCCTTTACCGATCTGGATGCCCGCCGGCGTACTCTGCTGGGCGAGTCCGAGTCTCTCAAGGCTGAAAAGAACCAGGTTTCGGCGCTGATCGGCAAGACCAAAGACAAAAGTCAGGTGCAGGGCGAAATTGCACGCATGAAAGACGTATCCGTGCGTATCAAGGAACTGGACGAGGAGCTCAAGCAAGTTGAGGGCGATTTGCGCACCTTGCTGATGACGCTGCCCAATCTGCCCCATGAAGATTGTCCTGTCGGTACTTCCGAAGACGATAACAAGGAAGTCCGGCGCTGGGGGCAGGTGCCCGAATTCGATTTTGAGGCGCAATCCCACTGGGATATCGGCGAGCGTCTCGATATTCTCGATTTCGAGCGGGCCGGCAAGCTCGCCGGTGCCCGTTTTGCCATTTACAAAGGGGCTGGAGCCAGGCTGGAACGGGCTTTGATAAATTTCATGCTCGACCTGCACACCGGCGAGCACAAATATGTTGAAATTCTCCCACCCCTTATGGTAAACAGGGACACCATGACGGGGACGGGACAACTCCCCAAGTTTGAAAGCGATCTTTTTCATCTTGACGATCCGGATTTTTTCCTGATTCCGACCGCCGAAGTGCCGGTGACCAACATTCACCGGGATGAGATTCTGGCGGATGGCGACCTGCCTGTATGCTACGCAGCTTATACGCCCTGCTTCCGCAAGGAGGCCGGGTCCCATGGTCGCGATACCCGCGGGCTGATTCGCATGCATCAGTTCAACAAGGTTGAGCTGGTCAAGTTCGCCCGTCCCGAAGAGTCGGATCAGGAATTGCTGAAACTGCTGGATAATGCCGAAGAGGTGCTGCGGCGTCTGAAACTGCCCTATCGGGTGGTCGACCTGTGCACGGGCGATATCGGTTTTTCCGCGGCGCGTACCTTCGATATCGAAGTGTGGCTGCCCGGTCAGCAGACGTTTAGAGAGATATCTTCCTGCTCCAATTTCCGTGACTTCCAGGCTCGTCGCGCCGCGATTCGTTTCCGTCGCGAGGAAAAGGGTAAGCCGGAGTTGGTGCATACCTTGAACGGTTCCGGTCTGGCCGTGGGCCGTACGCTGGTTGCCATATTGGAAAACTATCAGCAGGAAGACGGTTCGGTGGTGATACCCGAAGCGTTGCGACCCTATATGGGCGGAGTGGAAAAGATTTCAGCATAAAGGAATGGCCGAATCCACGGAGGAGTGGCCGAGTGGTTTAAGGCGGCGGTCTTGAAAACCGTTGTGCGAAAGCACCGTGGGTTCGAATCCTACCTCCTCCGCCATCTCTTGTACGAGAATAAATCGTCAGGGGTAAGGCAATTATGGGTTGACCTGTTCTTCAGGTAAGGTTAAAGTCTGGTTTCGAAATTGCCCTGCGGGGCATATACAGGAAAAAGCAAGTCGTTATACGGAGAGGTGGCCGAGTTGGCTGAAGGCGCTCGCCTGCTAAGCGAGTGTACGGGGTAAACCCGTACCGAGGGTTCGAATCCCTCCCTCTCCGCCATTTTGCGGCAAAAAAATTATTCCGATTCGGTAAAAAAAACGTTGACAAAAAAAGCCAAATCGG
This DNA window, taken from Syntrophotalea carbinolica DSM 2380, encodes the following:
- the mutY gene encoding A/G-specific adenine glycosylase, coding for MNRCLLDWYGRCGRDLPWRRTRDPYRIWLSEIMLQQTGVTAVIPYYERFLAAFPSVAALAAAPLEQVLELWAGLGYYRRARFLHEAACKVVSEHGGQFPETPEAIQALPGIGRSTAGAIVSIAFDRKAPILDGNVRRVLCRLLAISGDPRSSKVEKRLWQCADALTPEDRPHDYAQAIMDLGATVCKPRRPDCQACPLSGLCQAFWQGIQEQLPQRATRKTVPLVQQVAVLIEREGRYLVRRRPLDGMLGGLWEFPSVAVPEGKTAETAARTLLAGEGLSAGLSPVGTVRHAYSHFRVELHVFACRENRAGMVADEEHRWLSPQELADWPLHGSHKKALVLL
- a CDS encoding class II fumarate hydratase, whose protein sequence is MTATRIEKDSMGTMEVPASALYGAQTARALANFPISGQRFSRPFIHALGLIKRYAAQANLELGMLDEQRATAIMQAADEVINGELDEHFVLDIFQTGSGTSTNMNANEVIANRAAQILGQAAGSRAVHPNDHVNLGQSSNDVIPTAMHIAAALEIRNSLVKALFDMQEALGEKALAFNDIIKIGRTHLQDATPVRLGQVFSGYARQLALAIRGIERAQDDLLELALGGTAVGTGLNAHPQFATRAIAAISDQTGLEFREASNHFEAQAAKDAVVAASGALKRGACALFKIANDIRLLGSGPRCGIGELQLPPVQPGSSIMPGKVNPVMAESLMQVCAQVIGNDAAIALGGLSGNFELNVMMPVMAHNLLQSITLLTNASTQFTRRCLQGLEADRARCESLVEQSLAMCTALAPVIGYDQAADIAKQAFASGRTVREVALEQQVLPEEKLAQVLDPRPMTEPGIPGKTR
- a CDS encoding ribonuclease D, translating into MSLPPILVDDVSIARLAQELRDEAVIAVDLEADSLHSYQEKVCLLQISTSTRTVLVDPLAVEDLAALAPVLADPTIRKIFHAADYDIRCLFRDFRIEVQGLFDTMIACQMLGEKRVGLADVLAKYLDVELDKRYQRADWSKRPLEEGMILYAMEDTCHLHRLTEILEGRLRDMGRLSWAEEEFALLQKVRHSENNGPLFMRVKGAGLLERKQLAVLEQLLQWRDEEACRRDRPAFKVVGNKTLLGLAQIMPGSLREAKGIEGFSPRLADRYGRALIGVVCKAAAIPREEWPVYPRGERRERDPAVEGRMKDLKQVRAAMAEELDMDPGILVNNAQLEGVARACPADMDQLTELGILKNWQREVLGEGLLGALNRG
- the hisC gene encoding histidinol-phosphate transaminase, whose amino-acid sequence is MNPMRKNIAEMAGYVPGFQPRDEQNYTKLNTNENPYPPSPKVIEAILAEVGDNLRKYPDAASRAGCEEAGRLYGFDPDWVIMANGSDEVLNNLIRAFAGEGEEIAYVHPSYSYYSTLAEIQGAKVRTFLLDEGWALKDFPERYTGKLFFLTNPNAPLGFCYPQEFIEELAGRVDGMLVVDEAYADFAKENSLDLVRRLPNVVVTRTFSKSYSLAGMRLGLAIAHPEVIAALNKIRDHYNLDRLAQTACVAALADQEYFQQCVSKIRETRDWFSAELRVLDWDVIPSHGNFVFATPPDRNGKRVYDALFERRILVRYFSDPVLSHGLRISVGTREEMEKTLAALADIG
- the serS gene encoding serine--tRNA ligase translates to MLDLKFVRDHFAEAEQRLATRGGAVDLSAFTDLDARRRTLLGESESLKAEKNQVSALIGKTKDKSQVQGEIARMKDVSVRIKELDEELKQVEGDLRTLLMTLPNLPHEDCPVGTSEDDNKEVRRWGQVPEFDFEAQSHWDIGERLDILDFERAGKLAGARFAIYKGAGARLERALINFMLDLHTGEHKYVEILPPLMVNRDTMTGTGQLPKFESDLFHLDDPDFFLIPTAEVPVTNIHRDEILADGDLPVCYAAYTPCFRKEAGSHGRDTRGLIRMHQFNKVELVKFARPEESDQELLKLLDNAEEVLRRLKLPYRVVDLCTGDIGFSAARTFDIEVWLPGQQTFREISSCSNFRDFQARRAAIRFRREEKGKPELVHTLNGSGLAVGRTLVAILENYQQEDGSVVIPEALRPYMGGVEKISA
- a CDS encoding HD domain-containing protein → MKNLAHFFFEVGMLKRTPRTGFQFLGSGAESVAEHSFRTAVIGFTLARLDGQVDVGRVLQLCLFHDVPEARLGDLNYVNKKYVQADEQRAVDDLAATLPFGEEYRQTLAEFAARESRESLLAHDADQLEMILALKEYKDLGNRYADEWYPFCVRRLKTDLACRLAEDIWTTDSTRWWFDNDSDWWVNGSHGGNPVDCPDDKC